The sequence ttttttataatcagaaaatagatatatattcttgggtccacactatgaaaatatggacaattgaagtcagtcggcccaatttatttcttttctttagcCACTTGGCTCAAAACCATTCTCCTTACAcgattaagaaaattaaatgttctttatagttgttactcttaaatcacttttcttttctaaatatactttctcaaatctttttttttctcctttattatgcatcgatcaatctattgtattttatgatcaatatcaaaaattgatttgttgtttcttgcaTTGGAGCATTGAAAACTATGGACATGAAGCCAGAAATAGGAAataaagaaaagttaaaattaacggGTAAAGCGGTcaattttgacctcaaatttgttgttaatgatgattaCTTTACGGAATCATTACATACAGGTTTGTACTTAAAGCAATGTCATAGTTAtttaaacttgaagaagaaaaaaaataaaataatgaggtctcAAGGTAAGAGAAAAGCCATGTCTTAGTCCATGTTCTTCTCAGAGGCTGATTCAATCACGGTTAGTCGGAGATGTTCTTCTTAGAGGCTGACTCAATCACGGTGAATCGGAgatgttttgatgcatgtaaagataaaaaaaaaaagaatatgccAATAGATACtattttatactagattgatacagatttttaaaagagagaaggggaacctttgcatgcacatacagtctctatacccaattgatactcttttatactagtttgatacacttttataccacattgatacacaaggggaacctatggatgcatatacagtctttatacccatttaatacatttttatgtcacattgatacacttttatacttcattgatatactttttaaaaaaaaaagaggaaattcTTTGCATGTACATGCAATCCCTATACTCAGTTGATACttttttataccacattgatacgcttaaattcaacatcagatatccactgacctccgtattttatcattattgaaactaaaactgaagttgaagccattattttgtatcaattttgagcaaatttacaatgagaaaaaattataggaagctaattgaatgtagatttttgaagattttatacaaaatttatggaataagaaaaattaattgaaatatcgAAAAATGTAAAAGAATGGAGGTTTGGGAGTTTGAATGGAAAGGAAATTgtaaatgaaaaggaaagaaagaaagagaaagttactTTAACGACATTTTCGATTATGTTTAAGCGTATGACAGTGAAGGTTAGCTAGTGAAATTAGTTTGTAGCTATTTATAaggtatttaattttgagtgctatttttatgatattattttagttttaggtgctaTTGCTGTCTTTTTCCCTAATATTTATCCAATAGTAACAGattaatacaaaacccaatattaatataaaaacctataactcttcaattgcttcactttacattttactttccaagttttttaagagttctcattatttcctcatcttacttttctcattctcctcattcgTCAAGTTTTTATTtgggtttgtttctcttctttctcttctttcttgtggaattatgttatagttaattattttatggagttaaatttttaataagttgtctccaattcttcattcttctttatgctcacattttatgtgaaggaaacttccagacaagctattgtgactagtgacttacaaattgaaccactgagtatccacataatattactctgagagatagtagtttaaacGTCTTAATAATTTGctaacttaattttaattggaactactctatgaccattgttttttttttcattttttttcgtgaaaatatttaattttttcttcaatcacattataattgtaaacaaatcgagaaaaaaatcgaaaaattgaaaaaatcgaAAAAACTAGGTTAAAACCgaaatataaaaactaattgtatattggtttgatttaatttatagatttagaaaatctacattgttggtttggttatattttaatgaaaaatcgaaccaacccgacctatgtacacccttAGAGAGTCTAtcctaaaaggaaaaataagaaaatgagttCTTTCCTAATTAGAGTAGAAAAAGGAAATCTTAGGTTGAAAGGTCACATCGTTTCACTATTTAAGTTTAAGCGTTCCGtcttttggttttaaaaaaaaatgccaAGTAGCGTAGGCTTAATTAATTGTCAGTCCCTTTCAACACACGTTTGTTTCTCTTTTCGACGCTTACGTCAGAATAATCACTCACTCAAATCTACAAAATTTGTCCTCCTCTTTCAGGTAAATTTTCTTCCTCAATTTGTTTAATTATTCTTTAACTGTTTCCCTTTCTATTTTATAATGGGACTATTAACTAATCTACAACTGGCTCTCATCACAATTTTCTCTTTTTCCTAGTTCAATATTCGCGCTGTTTCCTCCTGGTCAGCGCCCATTTATTAATCATGATCAATGTCCAACCttatatcattaattattagttttttgaACGTTGATTTgaattaatcatattcaaaatGTTGAGAATTATAGATTGATTCAATGTTTCTAGAAGTTGTTGGTGACTGTTTGGTTTTGTATATTGAGAGAAGGCTTTGTAGGTTGACAACTGAAGGCAGATCTGTTGattaataaaatgaagaaaagtaTGAGACTTTAGGTCGTAGTAACACTATGATTTGTCAGAACTGTTGATGTTGTGTACAGAGACACAGAGACGGATCtagaatttgaagtttatgaattcATATAATAACCTCAAATTAATATGTGATAATAACTTGGTTCTCAgttagatatttatatatattttgtgaaTTTCTTATTACCAATATAGGGTTGGAATAAAAGCTATTGTGTTCACGTGAACCCATACCTTATAAGCTAGGTTAACCGTATAGCGCCACTCATCCTCAATGCTACTACTGgttcttttgtttttattgatttgtAAACCAACGGTTTTACATCACATTTTTGTTCTGTATTTTGagaaggtttttttttttcatgaatggAAGTTTTCATTGATTAAGAAGATCTATATAGGACATACCAATTAGTTTGGGATATAGTCATGTTAGTACCGGCATTTAACGCGCTATGATTTAAAGGACTGTAAAGCCCTATCCGAGATTGTTAAGCCAGTAGAAAATATAGAGAACTTTTAGAAACGTCAATCCTTGATTAGTTTCTTAGTAGTGCTGCATTATTATTTCCGACTGTGAACTACTATGTTATGCTTCTTTTTCCTTTGACAAGAACATGCTTTGTGATATTTTCCGTGTTATCCTTACATATTTTTGTCAAGCTGATACTTTTTACCTATGCGCACTACACATCAGAGATGGTCTTTTACTGACTATTGTCTTGCTAAATTTGGTACAGAATGGCTATGGAAACTACAGCTCTACTTTCTGCCCTTACTGCACAAGTGATTGGAAACGCTTTTGTTGAGCAGTATTACCAAATTCAACATCATTCGCCAGAGTTAGTATACAGATTTTATCTGGATTCAAGTGTCTTAAGTCGCCCAGATTCTAATGGCGTGATGACATCCGTGACAACAATGAAAGTGAGTACAACTGCAATTGATTTTCTCCTTCTACTATACCAGAGAACTTTTGTCAATAAATGAGGGCCACATTTGGGAATTTTTCCATAGACAAGACTTAATAGATTGTAGAATGCTGAATCTAATATAACCTGGTATTGGTGAAAAACTAGTTGCATCCGGATGTGGAAGCACCAAGAATTGGACAAATGACATACTACGTACATGACTCTAGACTCTAATCCTTGAGTAATGTAATTACAAATACTTTTACAACTTTGACTTTGGTTCATGACTGGACTTCTGCATTTTGCAAGTCACTTTCAGAAATTATTAAAATGTATGAATATATCACTAAACCTGTTAATTCTACAATATCTTGAAATATCCAAGGTGTTATTTTTCGAGCTCTATAGCTGGCATTTAAATGATTTGCAAGAAATTTCTTGTTCAAGAAAATTGGAACTCCATCTAATACTCTAATGCGGTTCAAAATGATCTTGGGATTCATGTTCTGATGAACATCCAGAAACTTGTCTTTCTCTCAGAGATTTGTCAACTATCGTTTCTCTAAAGTTTTACCTTGAGAAGTAGCCATGCAAATGGTGAAGTGCTTTACGTATTTTCTAGCTTGCACCTTGTTCAGATATCTCTATTATTTCCCTTTTTATAATCATGGCAAGTTTGCAAtataaaatgatactaattgatttcttatctcGCAATGCTTActgatttttcactatttttttatgtTGGAGCAGAGTATCAATGACATGATATGCTCATTAGGCTACAAGAACTACAAGGCAGAGATAAAGACTGCAGATGCACAACAGTCCTATAAGGATGGGGTGACTGTATTGGTAACTGGATACTTAACGGGAAAGGATAACATGAGAAAGCAATTCACCCAGACGTTTTTCCTTGCTCCACAGGACAAAGGGTACTTTGTTTTAAATGATGTTCTTAGGTTTGTAGAACAAAATGAGATTGATAATAGCTCAGAAACGGTTAATGCGGTCAAGGATGTAGTACCCGTGCCTTTGGCATCAGCTCCAGGTTGGATGTCTTGTCTAAttccacaacttttctttttccttttcaaattGCTTACTTGCCTTTTCTTGTTTTGATTCTAGAACAAGTTCATGTGCATGAGCCTCCGAATCACACACAGCCTAGCTCTCATGCTGAAGGTGAAATTATTAAGGAAGTAGCTCATGATTCTTTGGAAGATGAGAGACTCATTGCTGATGAAAGAGAGATTGTGGTGGGTTCTGAATCCCATATTAACGATAACAGTACTTCTGAGAATGCAGAACCAGATACTTTGGTTTCCCAAGAAGATGCTCCTAAGAAATCTTATGCATCAATTGTAAGTTCTGAAACAAAGAAATTGCCCACCAAAATCTATGTACCCTCTAATTCAAGACTGGCTCCTGCAAGGGCTGGAAAGCAGCCTGTTAAGTCAGTAGCGCAAGCTCCTGCTCCTGAATCATCAGTTCCTACTGCCTCTGGAGGTAATGTACCATCTAAAGATGCTCAGTACGGAGGTATAGTATCAAAATAATCTTGCACTTGCAGGAAAAATGTCATTCCTTGCTTTCATAGGTGAGGCATCCTACCGGTCTGCTAAATTAGGATATCACTTCCATATTTGATTTTA comes from Capsicum annuum cultivar UCD-10X-F1 chromosome 2, UCD10Xv1.1, whole genome shotgun sequence and encodes:
- the LOC107861433 gene encoding nuclear transport factor 2 isoform X2 — its product is MQMSINDMICSLGYKNYKAEIKTADAQQSYKDGVTVLVTGYLTGKDNMRKQFTQTFFLAPQDKGYFVLNDVLRFVEQNEIDNSSETVNAVKDVVPVPLASAPEQVHVHEPPNHTQPSSHAEGEIIKEVAHDSLEDERLIADEREIVVGSESHINDNSTSENAEPDTLVSQEDAPKKSYASIVSSETKKLPTKIYVPSNSRLAPARAGKQPVKSVAQAPAPESSVPTASGAEGHSIYVRNLPLNVTVAQLEVEFKRFGPIKQGGVQVRSNRQQGFCFGFVEFEDSSSMNSAIQASPVTIGGLQADVEIKRTTTRVGSGRGRFPSGRGAGYRNDNFRGRGNFSEGRGYGRNDFVGAREISGRGRSQGGRGGEGYQQGRGRGGLSQIPASA
- the LOC107861433 gene encoding nuclear transport factor 2 isoform X1; translated protein: MAMETTALLSALTAQVIGNAFVEQYYQIQHHSPELVYRFYLDSSVLSRPDSNGVMTSVTTMKSINDMICSLGYKNYKAEIKTADAQQSYKDGVTVLVTGYLTGKDNMRKQFTQTFFLAPQDKGYFVLNDVLRFVEQNEIDNSSETVNAVKDVVPVPLASAPEQVHVHEPPNHTQPSSHAEGEIIKEVAHDSLEDERLIADEREIVVGSESHINDNSTSENAEPDTLVSQEDAPKKSYASIVSSETKKLPTKIYVPSNSRLAPARAGKQPVKSVAQAPAPESSVPTASGAEGHSIYVRNLPLNVTVAQLEVEFKRFGPIKQGGVQVRSNRQQGFCFGFVEFEDSSSMNSAIQASPVTIGGLQADVEIKRTTTRVGSGRGRFPSGRGAGYRNDNFRGRGNFSEGRGYGRNDFVGAREISGRGRSQGGRGGEGYQQGRGRGGLSQIPASA